The Malus domestica chromosome 10, GDT2T_hap1 nucleotide sequence ATCCTCCCATTTGTTTGAGTGGAGGTTGGTGTTCTTATTTCACTTTCCAGTCTATTCCGTTTCATATCTGTTTCTTGATGATTGAATAGCGTACTGATGTCTTTTCGTGTTCCTCTCCCTTCTCCCTCCCAATCCACCGTGTTATTTCAACAGAACTTGAGACAAATGAGTGCCTTGAGAGGAATGGTGGCTGTTGGCAGGACAGCCAATCTAATATAACTGCTTGCAAGGTATGCAGAAAATTTTACATTTGACGTTTATGGTTGATGCCACCTATGAAAAGTTCCTATGTGCATCACAAATTTTAACTCCATGCTAATTGGTTCCTTTTCTCAGGACACATTTAGGGGAAGAGTTTGCGAGTGCCCTCTAGTGAACGGTGTTCAGTATAGAGGCGATGGTTATACATCTTGTGATGGTAGATCCTCGATTTATTAAAATGCAGCAAAATTCTCCCCTTTATTAAAACATGTGGTTTTGGAAGAGAGTTACTCCTAAAACATTTACATTTTTCTTGGCAGCTTTCGGACCTGCAAGATGTGCGATAAACAATGGAGGTTGCTGGTCAGAATCTAGAAATGGATTGCATTTCTCGGCATGCTCAGTTCAGTGATCTTTATCATAATCTTTCACTTTATTAGTCGttctctccattttttttaatagagttCTCTTTCTGTTTCAAGTGCTTAGACCACAAAACTCCACATTTGTTCTtatcaaaattgatttttttccctttcGGTATACAAACAGAACTCTGAGTTATCCGGCTGCAAATGTCCACAAGGCTTTCATGGGGACGGTCATAAATGCGAAGGTGATTTGAGTTCCAGTGTGACCAATAACTATCAAAGAATAATTTTCTTACTGTTTCAGGGGATGGTCATTAATTTCTTCCTGTGTGATTTATATTCGTAAATCATGTTTTCATTCCTTCTTCCATTCCTTTTTACTGTGCATCAGATGTTGATGAATGCAAGGCGCGTACTGCTTGTCAGTGTGATGGCTGCAGCTGTAAGAACACTTGGGGCGGGTACAACTGCAAATGTAAGGGAGGTCAGCTGTACATGAAGGAGCAGGATACTTGTATTGGTAAGACATCACATCTGGGTCGTAATCACTAATTAATTGTTGATTGTCACTCGACAACGTTGATAGTGGGTATATTTGCAATCCTGCAAGACGTATGTCTAATAATTGTTCATCCATTTAAATGCAGAGAGACATGGATCGAGATTTGCCTGGTTTTTAACTTTCATGGTCCTCGCGGCTGTGTCGGCTGTTGGCCTAGCTGGTTACATCTTCTACAAATACAGGCTTCGAGTATGTTCTCCCTTGGCGAGCTCTATATATCTGTACTGGTtaatttgtttattaaattaGGAACTCGACCCTTGTTACAAAATTTTGCTTTCACTTGCAGTCTTACATGGACTCCGAGATCATGGCTATCATGTCGCAATACATGCCTCTGGACAGCCAGCAGGCCAGTCAAGTACATACCGCCGACTCAGAACCCCTACGACAAGGCTCAGTATAAGGTAACAAATTCTTTGCCTTTATAAGCAGTCTTCTTTCTTGTTAACAGTTTGTCCTTAAAAATGTTACTGCTATCTGCAGAAACACAAGCTAAACAACCTATTCCGGTCAAGGGCATCCGCGAGACGCTCCCTGCGGATACTTGACTCCATTTACTAGCTCATAGGTAAATCAGGAAAAGACGTTCGGATACAGTACACGATAGTATAGGATGAATTTGGGAGATTTCTGTATGTACGTATGCAGGAGATTTTCTTCCCATACCACTCTTTTCTGTGTGTAGATAAAAGTGCTCAGATGTAAATTTTGgtttgaggaaaaagaaggatcaatatatatatatatatatatgaaattataaCGACATACATAtataagagaaaaataaaataagacagAAAAGGAGAAAGTTGTGTGTGTAATatgtatttcttcttctaaatataatttacaaaatcaaTAGCTCATCATATTCTTGTGACTTGTGAGTGAAGGTTTTGGATTGTTTTGTATTCATGAATAACCATCATATGCTTGACAATTATCGTGCAAAGTAAATACCAAATCCATGAAAATTAATCGACAaataaagcatgaaattaagaattacatatatatatatataacaaaagtATCATTTGGTAGCTAGTGGTTATATAGGCTTGTTTCATTTttgagtgcatttttgctcactcaTATTAACTTCACCATGCATCTTATTGGCGGCCATGTGTACCACCTTTCAACTCTAGTAAGCTTTTTAGTTAAATTAGGGTTATTTTATACACACACCCCACAATTTTATGAAAACACCTCACATTCAAAAACTTTCTCGAAAATTCCATCTTTTTCCCTCATTCTTCTGAAGCCACCCCACATCctcacccaaaaacaaaaaacacgcCTGATAGTTGAAATGCACTCTCAGTTGTTGCTCTTAAGGTCTGAAACCTGAACATCTCAAATCAAGATGCGATTTCGTTGCCGAAAAGCCCGGAAATTTCGTTGAGATTTTGATTTTCCGACAATGTTTCAGAGTAATTGATGTTTAGAACTCCAATTTTGGTTCATATCTCTTGGTTTAGCGttaagtttaccaaaaaaaaaaaaactgaaaagggTTTGGTGCTTTCGGAGAGGCGGGGATTATGGGTGGGAAAGTTGTTTCTTATTAAAATCCCAGTCGCCCAATTGCCACGCCCACCAATCCAAAGCACAGATTCTCATCACAaacattaagaaatcaaataaattaaccaaaatcaaaatcaaaactttTGATTGCTACTATGTAAAGTCATAAGCTTGATTACAAAAAATCCGCAAAAATTCAAGCACTTTTAAGTGGGCAGACGAACTTGAACAATTACCAGCGAGAAGATTGAGTGTGTCGGACCAACTCGTGTCGTGCaccttttaacttttaattgctTGGTACTTTTGTTGGTAATTGTTTAGGTTCTTCCGTCTACTCAAAACGTTTGAATTTTAGATGATTTTTCTAATCAAGCTTATGACTTTACTTAATTTGTTACGAGAATCTATGCTTTGGATTGGTGGGGTTGGCCAATGGGGACTTGGATTAAAGGTGAGATATTGGAAGGAATTAACTATGTACACAAGGGACAGTTGTGTCAAGAAATGTAGGGAAAATGAGAGAATTGACAAATTATGGAAACTTATATGAGCAAGTTGCAAATAAACTCTGACTTTAGAGGCGGAATAGAAAACGACAGCGtttgtgaaaaatgaaaactttgGCTCAGAGAATGTAATAGACAACAAAGGTGGGTAAAATGAGACATTTGACTATGTTTTCACATTAAATCATGtaatacatgaaaaaaaaatttgcccaatgaaaatggtttgtgtaacaaaatattaaatgttgtaaatagtataatatgtatgcccacatgcatACAGTAAACATGTCATATGTTTAAcagtgtttttgtttgtttccatggtgatgctctataaatagagctttacGAATGTTCAACAAAGCAgagagaaaaaaggaaaagaaaatatctaagagcaataatatacattacttcctctgcaacagcttgtgttggtataatactctgcaactgcttcgttcctATCCCgaataaaggttatctctctataacttttacatttttataacattaaacaaataaatcaaatttTTGGGTGACTCAATTTCGTGACAAGATTttgacttttcaattttttgattttgatttttttttcaaatttatgtTTATACAAATGAAATCTTTGAAATTACGTCGACATGCGCTTCTTGCCATTATACAAGATTAAGCAttttaatggttttttttttttttttttgatcaaAGACGATACATTTCATTAGAAGTTCCGAGAGAATACGAAGAGATAACAATTGCATTCCAGTTTCCTCAACTAATAAATCTGTAATGAGATCTAGAGGGACCTCATCCCACTTACAATTATTTCTCGAGAGAAGAGCGGTACGCACTAGACGATGAGCAATGCCATTGGCTTGACGATGGACATGGGTATAAGAAACTCCAGCAACCGTTTCTATTAACGCCTTCGTGTCTTCAATGATATTCCCAATCACAAACAGATTAAAAGAAGTGTCACAAAAGTGACAACAATATGAAGAGAATCGCTTTCAATAGTAAAGTTGTGAAGTCCCTTTTGCATCGCCAAAATTAAATCGTCTCTGGCTGCCATCACTTCCGCTTGAAGAGGAGAAAAATATGATCGTACCTTCTCGTTGCCGCTGCCACAAAACCACCCCGATCATTCCTAATTATGATTCCAACTCCCCCCAATTTGAGATGATCATTCCACGCCCCCCAGTTTTAAATCCAGTTATCTAATTATTTCAATCAATCTCATtcttttatataaatatatttcaaTTTGCGCTTACCAATAATCTATCAATTTCTCCGTCAAATTAATGTTATTTTTGCCTACTCAAGTTTTAAAAACCAACTGAAAATTAGTTAAAATTCACAACCGAAGGCAAATTGGCAGAACCAAATTGGAAAAAATTTCCAATAATTccagaccaaaaaaaaaaacaaaggaaaactaatatacaaacttgaaaactttgaattttaacaataaagataaaataaaagataaaataaatagtattagAATTAactttttattgtaaaaatatgaattttttgttaaaatgaagaATAAGGAACTTTTGGTTTAAGTTACCACAAAAACAAAGATGGTAcggtaaaagaaaaagaaagcgcAAAACATGTCTTTTCTCGTACTCTCTGCGGTTAAAAGTAAAAACACTGAACAGAGGCGGAGACTGTCAAAGTGGATAACGTTCTGCCCAGACTCCTACTTCACTCTTGTTCCTGCTGCTCCTTCGCTTCCCTGTTGCTGCTATCAACTATGTCGTTGGAGTTTCAATCCTAAATCTCTGTCGTCTCTTCTCTCCGATGGcctcttctcttcctctccatcACCCCTCCCACTGTCTCATCTCCAATCCactggtctctctctctctctctctctctctctctctctctctctcttatttttcatatttttctgtgTTATTAATTTTGATGTATATGTGAAGAAGCAGTTTAGAGGTTCCAACAATGGATGCTCCCCAAGACCCAGAAGCTATTCCCCCACAAAAGACACAGAAAAAGGCGTTCGCTTTCAACCCATCAAAGCAAAAGCAGCCACGGAGGctcctccattttctctctttcagcCTCCCAAAGATGAGGACTCTCCCTCTGAGGTAATCTACCCATTCTCCCACTACTTTCTGTTGGTTGCTAAGAAAGTGTAGAGATAGAAATTAGAAACTTCAGCaattttcatattgtttaaggTTTCATTTGGTTAACTACTGATAACTGAATCTTCCCAAGTTTTAAATTGTAAGAATATGTGTATGTTCAAGTGCTTTATGTTCATAAGAAATCAGAACAGCATATTTTGTATGTAATTCAATCCAAATGGAGCTATATTGTTCTGTTCTACGTATGCCCTTTAAATAAGGATTGATTTTCTTGTTTTCGATTCGTTACTAAGACGAAAGATCATGCCTTTATCTTCTAATACCTGCAGTTGGAGCCAGCGGACCCCGATTTCTACAAGATAGGGTATGTTAGAAGTATGAGAGCATATGGAATCGAATTTAAGGAAGGGCCAGATGGGTTTGGGGTTTATGCTTCAAAGGATGTGGAACCACTTCGCCGGGCTAGAGTGAGTTATTAATTCATTGCAGTCTGTCAAGCTAGATGCACAATGCCGAATTTAGTGTCAGTGTCTATGATGGTTTCACTGTCCTTAGTTGTTGATTAAGTGTTCAGTTTCGATGGCTTGTTTTTGGTATTAATGTGTTTTTGTTCTCAATTTCCTTAGGTAATAATGGAAATTCCTCTAGAACTGATGTTAACCGTAAGCCAAAAGCACCCATGGATGTTTTTTCCAGATATAGTACCAGTGGGTCATCCAATATTTGATATCATTAACTCAACCGATCCAGAGGTAAATGTGTTTCACTTAATTTCAGATATCAAGGATTTACTGGAGAAGTTCATCAAGTATTCTAGTActtcttcaatttgtttaatGGGCAATAGCATTTTCTTCAAATTATGAAATGACATTCATTCTATTGCCTTCATTTTTGTGGCAGACAGATTGGGATCTGAGGTTAGCATGCCTTCTTTTGTACGCATTTGACAAGGAAGATAACTTTTGGCAGTTGTACGGTGATTTTCTACCCAGTGCTGATGAGTGCCCCAACTTGCTTCTAGCTAGTGAGGTGGATAACTTTACAGAACATAATTCTTCTTCATTGTTTCTAAACATTTGTGTAATTTATTCTCGTTTATTTTCTTTGACTGGATCCAAATAAGATTTGGATCCAAGGCCTTGAGTGTGCCTGATGTTGAAGGCACATCCATAGCTGTGATACAGTTTTCGAGAATGCATCCACAGTTTTTGGCCTCTTGAGATTTAGATCCAAAtaatcttgtttttctttgcttCTGCTCCATATATGTTATAGGAGGAGCTTTCAGAACTGCAGGATCCCAATCTTGCTTCAACTATGAGAGAACAGCAACGCCGAGCCCTGGAATTTTGGGAAAAGAATTGGGTAATTATCAGTCTGTATATCTTTTACATCATCAATCGTTCTAGTCATCAATATTCTGCAGAAAAAATTGATTACCCTCAGTTTTAACTCATTATGCACATGCTTGTATGTGTGCTAATTGCTAAACCTCAATCAGCACTCGGGTGTACCACTAAAAATTAAACGCCTTGCTCGTGATTCTGAGAGATTCATTTGGGCTCTGAGTATGGCACAAACACGATGCATAGGCATGCAAATGAGAATTGGTGCACTTGTTCAAGATGCAAATATGCTAATTCCTTATGCAGGTAAATTTCTATTCTCTTCTAATCTTCCAAGTTTGATTATAATTTCGCTCTCGCGAatatatattaaactagatgTAATATTGCAATTGTGAGGGGAGAATCAAGAACTCATctttgttattatatattatattcttTGTTGTTTTGCTCAAGTAACATGTTAATTTGGTGAAGAAACAACCGTGTTCAATGGACCATTCGTTTGCTACAATTTGCTACAATTTTCCCTTTTATGTTATTAGGTGGCTGTCTAATCAATTTGCTACAATTTGCAGACATGCTAAACCATTCGTTTGAGCCAAACTGCTTTTTTCATTGGCGTTTTAAGGATCGCATGCTTGAAGTGATGATAAATGCTGGAAAACAGATTAAGAAAGGTGACGAGGTAATGTCTATTCTATTTGATCAATAGGCTTTGATAAATTCCTTTCAAATTTAAATGTTTGCAAGGATACTTACGCAGGGACGAGTTTCATTTTTTGTTAACCTGACTAACAGTTGTCATGAGTACACTGTGTTCAGCCATCCTTCCCAATTCAAATTCTTTCTCCttcggtttttgttttttcaatatttcaCCCTCCCTCAAGTTACCGTTAACCcacaaaatcaaataacaaATTTAATGCCATGATAAAAGCCTACGATTGGTTATCCATAATATTAATGTAGCACATATATGAAGATGATCTGCTACTAATTTGGAGGTGTATTACAGATGACCGTCAATTACATGAGCGGACAACAGAATGACATGTTGATGCAAAGATATGGATTCTCTTCTCCTGTGGTAATGTTCTCTTGCCTAGTAAAAAGaagtgtgtatatgtatatatactttATTTACTGATTTGAATTGTCAGTGTAGTTAATTGGAGTAacataatagaaaatggagttatTGGTCAAGCGgaggaataatttttttttccacgaAAGAAATTTGTGTTTAAGGTTGATAGTTTAGATTAGTACAACACTTATGTACTGTAATGGCACTCTCGGTGCTCTGGAATACTGAATCATGAGTGATTAGTTTTTGAGTATCGGTTTTTGTAGACATGAAGACGGGAGTCATGATTTAAGACCGCACATATAATGGATATGAAAGCACAAATTAAATCTAGACACCGAAAGGCACAACTAAAAGCTGTGTCTGCTGACTTTACGTATAAGATTCTTGACTGTAATGCATAATGTACCCGAAAACTCGTGCTTCAGATTATTTTCCTGTTTAGGTTAAGTATGATGAATATTTGAATATATAGATTCAGTAATTAGAAGCATCATGGTGTCATTTGTACTTTTCTAAAATTGAGTGCTCTTTATCTGGCTTGGAACTGCAGAATCCTTGGGATGTGATTCCGTTCTCTGGAAATGCACGTATTCATTTGGATTCCTTCTTGTCAGTATTCAATATATCCGGACTTCACGGAGAGTACTACCATAACAGTATGAGGCATTTGAATTCTTTCTGTGGCTTGTTCTGTTTAGATTTGTAGTCCTTCAAACCTAACAGCATTGTAGTTAAAAGATCTGTATAAAAATGTAGCAGGTCGACTATCTAATGATGGAGATACTTTTGTTGACGGAGCGATCATAGCAGCAGCAAGAACATTGCCCACGTGGTCCGATGGGGATGTGCCTCCGATCCCAAGTATGGAAAGAAAATCCGTGAAGGAATTACAGGAAGAATGCCGACAGATACTTGCAGCGTTTCCTACTAACTCTAAGCAGGACCAAAAAATCCTAGGTAAAGTGAAACCGAGTTGCCATGTGATTTTTCTTGTAACCTATGTGCAAGATGAACTTTAATTTGACACCGGAAACTTATGTTTCTTCCCATCATACCCTATGCAGATTCAATGCCAAATGCTAGTAGGACGCTTGAGGCTGCAATCAAGTATGTAATCATGACATGATTCATACCGGAGCTTTTTGAACTGAAATTTACGGCAAACTACAACCACTGTCGATGATTTAACTGCTGATCTCGACCTGTGCAGGTATAGATTGCACCGGAAATTGTTCGTAGAGAAGGTCATGCAGGCACTGGATATATACCAAGAACGGATACTATTCTGATAAAAAGCTTACGAGTTTAGAAAGCTAGGAAAATTTTGTGGCATTCAATTGTGCCAAAACTATGCTGATTACAGCGAAGTTTATTCATGTTTAACATGTATGAGTTTGTGCAaagatttttatatttatttttagtatgtCTTTTCTTCCcaattgggagcagcctctccataaatgggggtaaggctagctgacattcacctctcccagaccctgcgtaaagcgggagccttgtgcactgggtacgacctttttttatgTCTTTTCTTCCCAAATCGTGGCTGGTTAAGTAAATCctgaaaaacacttaaaagtgcttcttggaagaagtacataactggtgcttcttgtagaaagcacttgaagtgcttttggaacttaaaaacattttctctaaaagtgttttcaaccCTTTTAAAGTCACATTCAAATGAACCTGTAATTGTAGAAAAACTACTTTACGGATTAACGATTATATGACAAAACTAGTTCAACATCTTCCACTTGTGTTTCTGTATATGCAAGGCAAGAATCCAAcgttgtaaaataaaattaaacggAGCTTAAATTCTCAGGTTGGTAGGATTCACCACATAACAAATCGCTTTAATGTTTTGCTTAGTTACAAGGTCACGAGACAAGGATCGGCAATTACAAGTGTGACGATGTGAATGTAAAAGAGTCCCGCATCGATAAAAAGAGAAACCTTGTAAGGGATTATAAGAGGTTGGACTATTTCTcgtattgccaattgattttatagtggAATTTGAACTTTCTTTATGATATCAGAGTAGGTTGCCCCTCAATGTCACCTAATTTAGGTTGTTCATGTATCTTATATCGGTGAAAGGAAAAACCTTGTAAAGGCTTTTAAGAGATTGTGCTATTCACCAAAagtgtttttaattattttaaatacacTTCCAAATAAACCTAAAGGTGTTTTGATGCAATTTGTCACTCAGTTAAAATATTTTGTATGTATTAAAATTTCAGATTGCATATTTTGTATGTATTAAAACTTCAGATTGCAAACACGAAAGAATAGAAGCACGCTGCTCGAGCTATTTTGGCAAAAATCTAAGTCGgttaacataatatattttggCGAATGcacaaaacttcaacatttttttcaggaaaaatttgaattcattaagattaaattaatcaaataaaatttaatttatatatttcaaCATTTATTTAAGAACATAACGAGCGACTGTGGGCAGCATAAAGGCTTTCGTCGCAAAAGCGACAGACTCCAGCACCGCACCCTTCGTATACCGTTCCCATTTTcaggtatctctctctctctc carries:
- the LOC103445979 gene encoding protein PLASTID TRANSCRIPTIONALLY ACTIVE 14 isoform X1, with the protein product MASSLPLHHPSHCLISNPLKQFRGSNNGCSPRPRSYSPTKDTEKGVRFQPIKAKAATEAPPFSLFQPPKDEDSPSELEPADPDFYKIGYVRSMRAYGIEFKEGPDGFGVYASKDVEPLRRARVIMEIPLELMLTVSQKHPWMFFPDIVPVGHPIFDIINSTDPETDWDLRLACLLLYAFDKEDNFWQLYGDFLPSADECPNLLLASEEELSELQDPNLASTMREQQRRALEFWEKNWHSGVPLKIKRLARDSERFIWALSMAQTRCIGMQMRIGALVQDANMLIPYADMLNHSFEPNCFFHWRFKDRMLEVMINAGKQIKKGDEMTVNYMSGQQNDMLMQRYGFSSPVNPWDVIPFSGNARIHLDSFLSVFNISGLHGEYYHNTGRLSNDGDTFVDGAIIAAARTLPTWSDGDVPPIPSMERKSVKELQEECRQILAAFPTNSKQDQKILDSMPNASRTLEAAIKYRLHRKLFVEKVMQALDIYQERILF
- the LOC103445979 gene encoding protein PLASTID TRANSCRIPTIONALLY ACTIVE 14 isoform X3 → MASSLPLHHPSHCLISNPLKQFRGSNNGCSPRPRSYSPTKDTEKGVRFQPIKAKAATEAPPFSLFQPPKDEDSPSELEPADPDFYKIGYVRSMRAYGIEFKEGPDGFGVYASKDVEPLRRARVIMEIPLELMLTVSQKHPWMFFPDIVPVGHPIFDIINSTDPETDWDLRLACLLLYAFDKEDNFWQLYGDFLPSADECPNLLLASEEELSELQDPNLASTMREQQRRALEFWEKNWHSGVPLKIKRLARDSERFIWALSMAQTRCIGMQMRIGALVQDANMLIPYADMLNHSFEPNCFFHWRFKDRMLEVMINAGKQIKKGDEMTVNYMSGQQNDMLMQRYGFSSPVNPWDVIPFSGNARIHLDSFLSVFNISGLHGEYYHNSRLSNDGDTFVDGAIIAAARTLPTWSDGDVPPIPSMERKSVKELQEECRQILAAFPTNSKQDQKILDSMPNASRTLEAAIKYRLHRKLFVEKVMQALDIYQERILF
- the LOC103445979 gene encoding protein PLASTID TRANSCRIPTIONALLY ACTIVE 14 isoform X4, which codes for MASSLPLHHPSHCLISNPLFRGSNNGCSPRPRSYSPTKDTEKGVRFQPIKAKAATEAPPFSLFQPPKDEDSPSELEPADPDFYKIGYVRSMRAYGIEFKEGPDGFGVYASKDVEPLRRARVIMEIPLELMLTVSQKHPWMFFPDIVPVGHPIFDIINSTDPETDWDLRLACLLLYAFDKEDNFWQLYGDFLPSADECPNLLLASEEELSELQDPNLASTMREQQRRALEFWEKNWHSGVPLKIKRLARDSERFIWALSMAQTRCIGMQMRIGALVQDANMLIPYADMLNHSFEPNCFFHWRFKDRMLEVMINAGKQIKKGDEMTVNYMSGQQNDMLMQRYGFSSPVNPWDVIPFSGNARIHLDSFLSVFNISGLHGEYYHNTGRLSNDGDTFVDGAIIAAARTLPTWSDGDVPPIPSMERKSVKELQEECRQILAAFPTNSKQDQKILDSMPNASRTLEAAIKYRLHRKLFVEKVMQALDIYQERILF
- the LOC103445979 gene encoding protein PLASTID TRANSCRIPTIONALLY ACTIVE 14 isoform X5, which produces MASSLPLHHPSHCLISNPLQFRGSNNGCSPRPRSYSPTKDTEKGVRFQPIKAKAATEAPPFSLFQPPKDEDSPSELEPADPDFYKIGYVRSMRAYGIEFKEGPDGFGVYASKDVEPLRRARVIMEIPLELMLTVSQKHPWMFFPDIVPVGHPIFDIINSTDPETDWDLRLACLLLYAFDKEDNFWQLYGDFLPSADECPNLLLASEEELSELQDPNLASTMREQQRRALEFWEKNWHSGVPLKIKRLARDSERFIWALSMAQTRCIGMQMRIGALVQDANMLIPYADMLNHSFEPNCFFHWRFKDRMLEVMINAGKQIKKGDEMTVNYMSGQQNDMLMQRYGFSSPVNPWDVIPFSGNARIHLDSFLSVFNISGLHGEYYHNSRLSNDGDTFVDGAIIAAARTLPTWSDGDVPPIPSMERKSVKELQEECRQILAAFPTNSKQDQKILDSMPNASRTLEAAIKYRLHRKLFVEKVMQALDIYQERILF
- the LOC103445979 gene encoding protein PLASTID TRANSCRIPTIONALLY ACTIVE 14 isoform X2, yielding MASSLPLHHPSHCLISNPLQFRGSNNGCSPRPRSYSPTKDTEKGVRFQPIKAKAATEAPPFSLFQPPKDEDSPSELEPADPDFYKIGYVRSMRAYGIEFKEGPDGFGVYASKDVEPLRRARVIMEIPLELMLTVSQKHPWMFFPDIVPVGHPIFDIINSTDPETDWDLRLACLLLYAFDKEDNFWQLYGDFLPSADECPNLLLASEEELSELQDPNLASTMREQQRRALEFWEKNWHSGVPLKIKRLARDSERFIWALSMAQTRCIGMQMRIGALVQDANMLIPYADMLNHSFEPNCFFHWRFKDRMLEVMINAGKQIKKGDEMTVNYMSGQQNDMLMQRYGFSSPVNPWDVIPFSGNARIHLDSFLSVFNISGLHGEYYHNTGRLSNDGDTFVDGAIIAAARTLPTWSDGDVPPIPSMERKSVKELQEECRQILAAFPTNSKQDQKILDSMPNASRTLEAAIKYRLHRKLFVEKVMQALDIYQERILF
- the LOC103445979 gene encoding protein PLASTID TRANSCRIPTIONALLY ACTIVE 14 isoform X6; translated protein: MASSLPLHHPSHCLISNPLFRGSNNGCSPRPRSYSPTKDTEKGVRFQPIKAKAATEAPPFSLFQPPKDEDSPSELEPADPDFYKIGYVRSMRAYGIEFKEGPDGFGVYASKDVEPLRRARVIMEIPLELMLTVSQKHPWMFFPDIVPVGHPIFDIINSTDPETDWDLRLACLLLYAFDKEDNFWQLYGDFLPSADECPNLLLASEEELSELQDPNLASTMREQQRRALEFWEKNWHSGVPLKIKRLARDSERFIWALSMAQTRCIGMQMRIGALVQDANMLIPYADMLNHSFEPNCFFHWRFKDRMLEVMINAGKQIKKGDEMTVNYMSGQQNDMLMQRYGFSSPVNPWDVIPFSGNARIHLDSFLSVFNISGLHGEYYHNSRLSNDGDTFVDGAIIAAARTLPTWSDGDVPPIPSMERKSVKELQEECRQILAAFPTNSKQDQKILDSMPNASRTLEAAIKYRLHRKLFVEKVMQALDIYQERILF